The proteins below come from a single Caenibius sp. WL genomic window:
- a CDS encoding SDR family oxidoreductase yields the protein MIVTGAASAGGLGFATARLLAQEGHTVYLTDLDGDAAAARAEELRASGFTATGLAQDVTDEAGWRALVARVTTETSRIDGLVNNAGIAVLRWMADLDPASWDRQIDVNLKSVYLGCRAVLPIMEAQGSGAIVNLSSIAGLVGIPGASAYAASKGGVRLYSKSIALEVAAKGIRVNSVHPGVIWTDMQKVAIEDNPAQYDAINASIPMKRMGEPDDIGNMIAFLLSDRAKYVTGGEFVVDGGLTAQ from the coding sequence ATGATCGTCACTGGCGCGGCTTCCGCAGGGGGGCTCGGTTTCGCCACGGCCCGCCTGCTCGCACAGGAAGGGCATACGGTTTACCTTACCGATCTGGATGGCGATGCTGCCGCAGCCAGAGCAGAAGAACTGCGTGCATCAGGCTTCACCGCCACGGGGCTGGCGCAGGATGTCACAGATGAAGCGGGGTGGCGCGCCCTCGTCGCACGTGTCACCACCGAAACCAGCCGCATTGACGGGCTCGTCAACAACGCCGGCATCGCGGTTCTCCGGTGGATGGCCGATCTCGATCCGGCGAGCTGGGACCGCCAGATCGACGTCAATCTGAAGAGCGTCTATCTCGGCTGCCGCGCTGTTCTTCCGATCATGGAAGCGCAAGGTTCCGGTGCAATCGTCAATCTTTCATCCATTGCGGGGCTGGTTGGCATCCCGGGTGCATCCGCCTACGCCGCGAGCAAAGGGGGCGTACGCCTCTATTCCAAATCGATTGCACTGGAAGTCGCGGCCAAGGGAATTCGCGTCAATTCCGTGCATCCGGGGGTGATCTGGACCGATATGCAAAAGGTCGCGATCGAGGATAACCCGGCACAGTATGATGCGATCAACGCCAGTATTCCGATGAAGCGGATGGGCGAGCCGGACGATATCGGCAACATGATCGCCTTCCTGCTTTCGGATCGCGCCAAGTACGTGACCGGCGGCGAGTTCGTTGTCGATGGGGGCCTTACCGCGCAGTAA
- a CDS encoding VOC family protein encodes MIQPGPIKALGDVIQIAYLPEDFDAAVKYWTETMGVGPFFLMENIRLGEMRYRGQPSDAAFSIAIGYWGDIQIELIRAENDAPSIYTGEYAVTDRMHHICIFVDSIADARAACARIGAEILVEGKVGDTGEVIYVDAGGGPGHVVELLQPAAGSDGLFAMMKEAARDWDGADPLRVLA; translated from the coding sequence ATGATCCAACCTGGCCCGATCAAGGCGCTCGGCGATGTTATTCAGATCGCTTATCTGCCCGAAGATTTCGATGCAGCAGTGAAATACTGGACCGAGACGATGGGGGTTGGCCCGTTCTTCCTGATGGAAAATATTCGTCTGGGCGAAATGCGCTATCGCGGGCAGCCCTCCGATGCGGCCTTTTCCATCGCCATCGGATATTGGGGCGATATCCAGATCGAGCTGATCCGCGCGGAAAACGATGCGCCTTCGATCTATACCGGCGAATATGCGGTTACGGACCGGATGCATCACATCTGCATTTTCGTTGACTCCATCGCCGATGCCCGGGCGGCCTGCGCACGGATCGGGGCGGAAATCCTGGTCGAAGGCAAAGTCGGCGATACGGGCGAAGTGATTTATGTCGATGCCGGTGGCGGTCCGGGCCATGTGGTCGAACTGCTGCAACCGGCAGCCGGTTCCGATGGGCTGTTCGCCATGATGAAGGAAGCCGCCCGCGATTGGGACGGGGCCGATCCGTTGCGCGTCCTGGCCTGA
- a CDS encoding TetR family transcriptional regulator: MTNALLAQHGYDAVSMRAIAAAAGVAERTLFNIYINKDTLIATCARERTEDVINEAWVKAADPGIGFFLSLSETLSRRTLEQPDVARALAPVLIQHADIVGLHHVYRRYVGRALDELARQGLLEEDDIDTLTGLIGQRMVSAVTLWSGHGMIDDTLETQMRLAVCQVLLPHAHGNLRDWSHQEARRCVRRLAQAAISPLA, translated from the coding sequence GTGACCAACGCTCTGCTGGCCCAGCACGGGTATGACGCGGTTTCCATGCGGGCAATTGCCGCAGCGGCCGGCGTTGCCGAACGCACGCTGTTCAACATCTACATCAACAAGGACACGCTGATCGCGACCTGCGCCCGCGAACGGACCGAAGACGTGATCAACGAAGCGTGGGTGAAGGCCGCCGATCCGGGTATCGGCTTCTTCCTTTCTTTGTCCGAAACCTTGTCACGGCGCACTCTGGAACAGCCCGATGTCGCCCGTGCCCTGGCCCCGGTCCTGATCCAGCATGCGGATATCGTCGGGCTTCATCATGTCTATCGCCGCTATGTCGGCCGGGCGCTGGATGAACTGGCGCGACAAGGCCTGCTGGAGGAAGACGATATCGATACGCTGACCGGGCTGATCGGGCAGCGAATGGTCAGCGCCGTCACCTTGTGGTCCGGACACGGCATGATTGACGATACGCTGGAAACGCAGATGCGGCTGGCGGTCTGCCAGGTGCTGCTACCGCACGCGCACGGCAATTTGCGCGACTGGTCGCATCAGGAAGCCAGACGGTGTGTTCGTCGGCTGGCACAGGCGGCAATCTCGCCCCTCGCCTAG
- a CDS encoding SDR family oxidoreductase produces the protein MSDLGSQRLQGRVAFVSGGLRGIGLACVERFLAEGAEVILSDLDASDSDHARMVMAQLGQAATYVQANVTREEDWQRACEVVIQRHGKLHILVNNAGTDQTGAVETIDLEAWRRIMAINVDGVFLGVKTFVPLLAESGREVKGGASIINVSSIMGLVGFNEVSPYNASKGAVRMFTKGIAIEFAQKKMPIRANSLHPGFVTTPLLNEGFQRWVDKGFAARPQDLVDMMAAQTPVGRLADPAELASGVFFLASEDSSYMTGAELVIDGGWTAQ, from the coding sequence ATGAGCGATCTGGGCTCGCAAAGACTGCAAGGCAGAGTAGCATTCGTCTCGGGCGGCCTGCGCGGTATCGGCCTTGCCTGTGTCGAACGCTTCCTGGCCGAAGGCGCCGAAGTGATCCTGTCGGATCTCGATGCGTCCGACAGCGATCATGCCCGCATGGTCATGGCGCAACTGGGACAGGCGGCAACATATGTGCAGGCCAATGTCACCCGCGAAGAAGACTGGCAGCGGGCTTGCGAAGTGGTGATCCAACGCCATGGCAAGCTCCACATCCTCGTCAACAATGCCGGAACGGATCAGACCGGCGCGGTCGAGACGATCGATCTCGAAGCCTGGCGGCGGATTATGGCGATCAACGTCGATGGCGTGTTTCTGGGGGTGAAGACTTTCGTACCCTTGCTGGCGGAGAGCGGCAGGGAGGTGAAAGGCGGGGCATCGATCATCAATGTCTCGTCGATCATGGGGCTGGTCGGATTCAACGAAGTATCGCCCTACAACGCCAGCAAGGGCGCAGTGCGCATGTTCACCAAGGGGATCGCCATCGAATTCGCGCAGAAGAAGATGCCGATCCGCGCCAATTCCCTGCATCCCGGGTTCGTTACCACGCCGCTGCTGAATGAAGGTTTCCAGCGCTGGGTGGACAAGGGTTTCGCCGCCAGGCCCCAGGACCTGGTCGATATGATGGCCGCGCAGACGCCGGTGGGCCGCCTTGCCGATCCGGCGGAACTGGCGAGCGGTGTGTTCTTCCTCGCCAGTGAGGACAGCTCGTACATGACGGGGGCCGAACTCGTGATCGATGGCGGCTGGACCGCACAATAA
- a CDS encoding GMC family oxidoreductase N-terminal domain-containing protein, translated as MKETWDYIIVGAGSAGCVMAERLSADGKSTVLVLEAGGENDSFWVTLPKGVAKLVQKPEHMWMYPVAQPREEGGPQNEVWIRGKGLGGSSSINGMIWSRGELADYDAWESEAGAVGWNGKTMTAAFLELEDHAAGPSSLRGAGGRVHVDPACYTYPLADRMIEAGEAIGLRHVDDLNGSTGPRVGLFSHNIRKGKRESASRTYLAAARKRPNVAVVTHAMADRIVFDGTRAVAVEATVNGQPRRFPCSGEIIISAGAMESPLLLQRSGIGDAQRLQAAGIPVVVHSPDVGERMIEHLSISIPYRLTKGSGTNKSFFGIGAAMAMLRYLVRHDGIMATGPFEVGAFLNVTHPDGRTDAQLYLGGYTFKIEDNNPVPLDKIDPRPGITIYGQLLRLTSESSIRATGPSPASLPDIRHNFLSTEHDRASAIALIRAMRAFIAAPPLGDMVGPEVVPGTQVESDEDILTAFRKLSTCGLHAIRSCRMGGDPDAVVDPRLRVNGVQGLRIADCSVIPWHVTGNTNAPAMAIGLRGADLILQDRNKSGQA; from the coding sequence ATGAAAGAGACCTGGGATTATATCATCGTCGGCGCAGGCTCAGCCGGCTGCGTCATGGCGGAGCGGCTCAGCGCCGATGGCAAGTCCACCGTTCTGGTGCTGGAAGCCGGAGGAGAGAACGACAGCTTCTGGGTCACTCTCCCCAAAGGCGTCGCCAAACTGGTCCAGAAACCCGAGCATATGTGGATGTACCCGGTCGCCCAGCCGCGTGAGGAAGGCGGGCCGCAGAATGAAGTCTGGATTCGCGGCAAGGGTCTTGGCGGTTCGTCCTCCATCAACGGAATGATCTGGAGCCGGGGTGAACTGGCCGACTATGACGCCTGGGAAAGCGAAGCGGGCGCCGTGGGCTGGAACGGTAAAACGATGACGGCAGCCTTCCTTGAACTGGAAGATCATGCCGCAGGCCCCTCATCACTGCGTGGCGCTGGCGGCCGGGTCCATGTCGATCCCGCGTGTTACACCTATCCCCTTGCCGACCGCATGATCGAGGCAGGGGAAGCCATCGGCCTCAGGCATGTAGACGATCTGAACGGCAGCACCGGCCCGCGCGTCGGCCTGTTCAGCCACAATATCCGCAAGGGGAAACGCGAATCCGCCTCGCGCACCTATCTCGCCGCCGCCCGCAAGCGTCCGAATGTGGCGGTCGTTACTCACGCCATGGCCGATCGCATCGTGTTCGACGGCACGCGTGCCGTAGCGGTCGAAGCGACAGTGAATGGCCAGCCACGCCGTTTTCCATGTTCCGGTGAAATCATTATTTCGGCAGGCGCCATGGAAAGCCCGCTGTTGCTGCAACGCTCTGGCATTGGCGATGCACAGCGCTTGCAGGCTGCCGGCATTCCGGTCGTGGTCCACTCGCCCGATGTTGGCGAACGTATGATCGAACATCTCTCGATTTCCATCCCCTATCGCCTGACAAAGGGGAGCGGCACGAACAAGAGCTTCTTTGGCATCGGCGCGGCCATGGCGATGCTGCGCTATCTCGTCCGGCACGATGGGATCATGGCCACAGGGCCATTCGAAGTCGGCGCCTTCCTGAATGTTACCCATCCCGACGGCAGAACGGACGCCCAGCTTTATCTCGGCGGCTATACGTTCAAGATCGAAGACAATAACCCGGTTCCTCTCGACAAGATCGATCCAAGGCCGGGCATTACCATCTACGGACAGCTCCTGCGCCTCACCAGCGAGAGTTCGATCCGTGCAACGGGGCCCTCGCCGGCCTCTTTACCGGACATCCGGCACAATTTTCTTTCCACCGAACATGACCGCGCATCTGCCATAGCGCTGATCCGCGCCATGCGTGCGTTCATCGCAGCCCCACCGCTGGGTGACATGGTAGGGCCCGAAGTCGTCCCCGGCACACAAGTTGAGAGCGATGAAGATATTCTCACCGCATTCCGCAAACTTTCGACGTGTGGGCTCCACGCAATCCGGTCCTGCCGCATGGGCGGCGATCCCGATGCCGTGGTCGATCCGCGCCTTCGCGTAAACGGTGTTCAGGGCTTGCGGATCGCGGATTGTTCCGTGATCCCCTGGCATGTCACCGGCAATACCAATGCCCCTGCCATGGCCATCGGGTTGCGCGGTGCGGACCTTATCCTCCAAGACAGGAACAAGTCCGGCCAAGCTTAA
- a CDS encoding SDR family NAD(P)-dependent oxidoreductase, which translates to MGKRLEGKVALVTGGTSGIGAGTVRRLVADGAQVVFTGSNEAAAASLCAETGARFEALRVQDAAAWPDLMERIRADHGRFDIAFANAGTEHGDGSLESIDIDGWNNVIAVNQTGVMLTVQHAIRAMKQNPEGPTGSIIVNSSMNAHRAMGNFVAYSVSKAAVIALVKSAAVHCGNQGYAIRTNAILPGVVETALITDLIDKSGDPPAARAAYENMSPLRRMARVEEIAGLVAWLASDEAAFVSGSEYVIDGATTAGMMGV; encoded by the coding sequence GTGGGCAAACGGCTTGAAGGGAAAGTCGCGCTGGTGACCGGCGGCACATCCGGTATCGGCGCAGGCACTGTGCGCCGCCTGGTCGCCGATGGAGCGCAGGTCGTGTTTACCGGATCGAACGAAGCGGCGGCCGCGAGTCTCTGCGCCGAAACCGGTGCACGGTTCGAAGCGTTGCGCGTCCAGGATGCCGCAGCATGGCCCGATCTCATGGAGCGTATCCGGGCCGATCATGGCCGGTTCGATATCGCTTTCGCCAACGCCGGGACCGAACACGGCGATGGTAGTTTGGAGAGCATCGATATCGATGGCTGGAACAATGTCATCGCCGTCAATCAGACGGGCGTGATGCTGACAGTCCAGCACGCGATCCGCGCCATGAAACAGAATCCTGAAGGGCCCACAGGCTCGATCATCGTCAATTCATCGATGAATGCGCACCGGGCGATGGGTAATTTCGTGGCCTATTCGGTATCGAAAGCGGCCGTGATCGCGCTGGTCAAATCGGCTGCCGTGCATTGCGGCAATCAGGGCTACGCGATCCGGACCAATGCGATCCTGCCCGGTGTGGTCGAAACGGCGCTGATTACCGACCTGATCGACAAATCGGGTGATCCGCCCGCCGCTCGTGCGGCTTATGAGAATATGTCCCCCCTGCGCCGCATGGCGAGAGTGGAGGAAATCGCCGGCCTGGTCGCCTGGCTGGCGTCGGACGAGGCGGCATTCGTTTCGGGCAGCGAATATGTGATCGATGGCGCCACCACAGCAGGGATGATGGGAGTATGA
- a CDS encoding nuclear transport factor 2 family protein, translating to MTDLATLIAKDEIRDLCARYMRGQDRLDHALQLATFWPDATTDYGIFKGSGPAFVDFAQELLATHSANQHLIGQHLITFDSDTPDRAYGEVYYYAFHRIVEESGPTDMVISGRYLDRYERRGGEWRFAHRTELVDWVRKEAAADSILATDLAACLLGRHDTQDRSYDRAWLATA from the coding sequence ATGACCGATCTCGCCACATTGATTGCCAAGGATGAAATTCGCGATCTGTGCGCACGCTACATGCGCGGGCAGGACCGGCTGGATCATGCCTTGCAGCTTGCCACGTTCTGGCCGGACGCCACCACCGATTACGGCATCTTCAAGGGCAGCGGGCCGGCCTTCGTCGATTTCGCGCAGGAACTGCTCGCCACACACAGCGCCAATCAGCATCTGATCGGCCAACACCTCATCACTTTCGACAGCGACACGCCCGATCGCGCTTATGGCGAAGTCTATTACTATGCCTTTCATCGCATCGTCGAAGAAAGCGGCCCTACCGATATGGTGATCTCAGGGCGTTACCTTGATCGATATGAGCGCCGCGGCGGGGAATGGCGCTTCGCCCACCGCACTGAGCTGGTCGATTGGGTGCGCAAGGAAGCAGCCGCCGACAGCATTCTCGCCACCGATCTCGCGGCCTGTCTTCTTGGCCGCCACGACACGCAGGACCGGTCTTATGACCGTGCCTGGCTCGCCACCGCTTGA
- a CDS encoding NADP-dependent oxidoreductase yields METIRQILLVRRPQGVPVPEDFALAEAPMPVPGDGEMLVKMRVGSLDAAIRGFLDDRPSYLPPVALGAPINGMSLGEIVASRNADWPVGTLVRTMATWSDHYVIDGNALGLEAVHPQPGNDLHHYMGALGPVGLTAWVGLFAVGEAKPGETVVVSAAAGATGSTVGQIAKARGCKVIGLVGSAQKAQTILDLGFDAAIDYRATPDIAAEIAKIVPDGVDVYYDNVGGETLEAILPLMRLHGRIAVCGMIGQYNDADHPHGVKTLWQLVVNRIRMQGFITYDYPQVLDQAQRELDAWAADGILRPLANVRQGFEKLPQAFIDLMSGRTIGKTLVLI; encoded by the coding sequence ATGGAAACCATTCGCCAAATCCTGCTCGTTCGCCGCCCCCAAGGGGTGCCCGTCCCCGAAGACTTTGCCCTGGCCGAAGCACCGATGCCGGTGCCGGGCGATGGGGAAATGCTGGTGAAGATGCGGGTCGGTTCGCTCGATGCGGCCATCCGCGGCTTTCTTGACGACCGCCCCAGCTACTTGCCGCCGGTTGCGTTGGGCGCACCGATCAACGGCATGTCGCTGGGTGAAATCGTTGCCTCGCGCAATGCCGACTGGCCGGTTGGCACCCTGGTACGCACCATGGCCACATGGTCGGATCATTATGTCATCGATGGCAATGCGCTGGGGTTGGAAGCCGTCCACCCGCAGCCCGGCAACGATCTCCATCACTATATGGGCGCCCTTGGGCCCGTCGGGCTGACCGCATGGGTCGGCCTGTTCGCCGTGGGTGAGGCCAAGCCCGGCGAAACCGTAGTCGTAAGCGCGGCCGCAGGCGCAACCGGTTCCACTGTCGGACAGATCGCCAAGGCGCGGGGGTGCAAAGTGATCGGCCTCGTCGGTTCCGCGCAAAAGGCGCAGACCATTCTCGATCTCGGCTTCGACGCGGCCATCGATTATCGCGCTACGCCCGATATCGCGGCGGAGATCGCGAAGATCGTGCCCGATGGCGTGGACGTCTATTATGACAACGTTGGCGGTGAGACACTGGAGGCGATCCTGCCACTCATGCGCTTGCACGGCCGCATCGCGGTGTGCGGAATGATCGGGCAATACAATGATGCCGATCATCCTCATGGCGTCAAAACTCTCTGGCAACTCGTGGTGAATCGCATCCGGATGCAGGGCTTTATCACGTACGATTATCCGCAGGTGCTGGATCAGGCGCAGCGCGAACTGGATGCATGGGCCGCCGATGGCATCCTGCGTCCGCTCGCCAATGTTCGGCAGGGGTTCGAGAAACTGCCCCAGGCCTTCATCGATCTGATGTCCGGCCGGACTATCGGCAAGACGCTGGTGCTGATCTGA
- a CDS encoding alpha/beta fold hydrolase: protein MTGQPDTGATASIGDRVRREAERAIQRNLKGLEFLTAPRQSVGAMASDLLIRRGTMAFYRYRPVAEEVYRVPLLMVTPPSNKGYIFDLANGQSFFEFMLHRGYDIYLLDWMPPRADEAELGIEHYVLDFIAQCAEHIADETGERELTISGYCMGGTLAVLYAALAGAGRIANLLCFTTPIDFHHMHLFRAWADKAHFDVDQLVDALGIIPPELMLGAFDLMRPANRTAGMMHLWANMWNDDFVKSYRMFDRWGAETLPMPGRYFRQIIKQLLWDNALLEGRMQVGGRHVDLSAITAPILSIVAEHDHVVAREAAAPLLNMTGSQDCEEILSKGGHVSVVAGASAVRRLWPSIDEWLGKRSV from the coding sequence TTGACAGGCCAGCCGGATACGGGCGCAACCGCCTCCATCGGCGATCGGGTACGCCGCGAAGCAGAGCGCGCAATCCAGCGCAATCTCAAGGGTCTGGAGTTTCTCACCGCACCGCGCCAATCGGTCGGCGCAATGGCAAGCGATCTGCTGATCCGTCGCGGCACGATGGCTTTCTACCGCTATCGCCCCGTTGCCGAAGAAGTTTACCGCGTGCCTCTGCTGATGGTCACGCCCCCCAGTAACAAAGGTTACATCTTTGATCTGGCGAACGGGCAGAGCTTCTTCGAATTCATGCTTCATCGCGGCTACGACATTTATCTGCTGGACTGGATGCCGCCACGGGCCGACGAGGCCGAACTGGGTATCGAACACTATGTGCTCGATTTCATTGCCCAATGCGCAGAGCATATCGCGGACGAAACGGGTGAACGCGAACTGACGATCAGCGGTTATTGCATGGGGGGCACTCTTGCCGTGCTCTATGCCGCGCTGGCCGGGGCAGGCCGTATCGCCAACCTACTTTGCTTCACCACACCGATCGATTTTCACCACATGCACCTGTTTCGCGCCTGGGCTGACAAAGCGCATTTCGATGTCGATCAACTCGTTGACGCACTGGGCATCATTCCCCCTGAACTGATGCTGGGGGCATTCGATCTGATGCGTCCGGCTAATCGAACCGCAGGGATGATGCATCTCTGGGCGAACATGTGGAACGATGACTTCGTCAAATCCTATCGAATGTTCGACCGCTGGGGCGCCGAAACGCTGCCTATGCCCGGACGGTATTTCCGCCAGATCATCAAACAGTTGCTTTGGGACAATGCCCTGCTGGAAGGGCGAATGCAGGTCGGTGGGCGGCATGTGGATCTTAGTGCCATCACGGCCCCCATCCTCAGCATCGTTGCCGAACATGATCACGTGGTCGCACGCGAAGCGGCCGCGCCCCTTCTGAACATGACTGGATCCCAGGATTGCGAGGAAATTCTGAGCAAAGGCGGCCATGTGAGCGTGGTCGCCGGCGCCAGTGCGGTGCGGCGCCTGTGGCCTTCGATCGACGAATGGCTCGGCAAAAGGTCGGTATAG
- a CDS encoding nuclear transport factor 2 family protein: MAMTPEEMVRFVDDLYAATGAGDWDKAAGMLTDDFFVTEADNLPMAGVYRGRNALKDLFLTVMGKVDVAGLDRVLTTTGGDYAITILSMRFADPALEPAELLELFRFRDGKCCEIKPYYFDASKFAAAAEAKARQTA; the protein is encoded by the coding sequence ATGGCGATGACGCCCGAAGAAATGGTCCGGTTTGTCGATGATCTCTATGCCGCAACCGGGGCCGGGGATTGGGACAAGGCTGCTGGCATGTTGACAGACGATTTCTTCGTGACCGAGGCAGACAACCTGCCGATGGCCGGTGTCTATCGGGGCAGGAATGCACTCAAGGATTTGTTCCTGACCGTCATGGGCAAAGTCGATGTCGCCGGTCTCGATCGGGTGTTGACCACCACCGGTGGCGATTATGCGATCACCATCCTGTCGATGCGGTTCGCCGATCCTGCATTGGAACCTGCCGAATTGCTTGAACTGTTTCGGTTTCGCGACGGCAAGTGTTGCGAAATCAAGCCGTACTATTTCGATGCGAGCAAGTTTGCCGCCGCAGCCGAAGCCAAGGCGCGCCAGACCGCCTGA
- a CDS encoding TonB-dependent receptor, which produces MSLSAGHAVRVALLATVFTSGFAITPAFAQDAAGSEQAQQGGISDIVVTARRREESAQTVPVSVTAISAEQIQRYDMTSLEKIATQTPQFTIGRASNGSGAQLTLRGIGSSSTSIGIEQSVAVVVDGVYYGQGRVINEGFLDLEGVEVLKGPQSLFFGKNATAGVISLRTANPTATPEFKAQLGYEFAGKELVGEFVGSGPLTDTLGLRVALRASNMTGSYFKNRGIDKTYSTYDIATGVTTNHFAPAYGGDNPGTKEFLGRVTLAYDPGDRFKFTLKANASASDADNNSWNYGLFNCAGDNYALNAAIPCQRKFNIYQNYFPEDLAGTNPFSKKSGALYNKYRSWAITGTAEYAFDDVSLTWVTNYNRNTNRWACDCTFVSSDLAAAPSTEKSIYHAFSTELRAQTSFDGPLNLLVGGYYQKTKRNHFQSGAFGNIEDSTAPADFRYLGYFKRSETDGETLSAYGQVSWTILPKLEATGGVRYIHETKDSYLVQPYVNGALQALFVQDKTIYGDQTFNDWSPEFTLTWTPNEQITVYGAYKTAYKSGGFSNSGFVSIGTIPSDVAFAPEKARGFEAGIKTMLADRQLRLNLGVYSYKYVNLQVDFFNSQTFAFITTNAGSARTKGVELEFEFAPRAVPGLNLHGTANYNRARYLNYIAPCYGGQSIAQGCDILFQGAPGQDLSGAPTAVAPKWTASLGVSYETEVSDGTALGFSLDSRYSDSYLASGFAHPLSKQPAYLTLDGSIRVKFQDARYELALIGKNLTNRYIVGGAVDAPNTGAGTGTNNAIMADQVGFVSLPRTVQLQATVRF; this is translated from the coding sequence ATGTCTTTGTCGGCAGGACACGCCGTGCGCGTCGCACTTCTCGCCACGGTCTTCACTTCAGGCTTTGCGATCACACCAGCCTTTGCACAAGATGCCGCAGGCAGCGAACAGGCGCAGCAGGGCGGGATCAGCGATATCGTCGTCACTGCCCGCCGACGCGAAGAAAGCGCACAAACCGTACCGGTTTCGGTGACTGCCATCAGCGCCGAACAGATTCAGCGCTACGACATGACCAGTCTTGAAAAAATCGCGACCCAGACACCCCAGTTCACCATCGGCCGCGCATCCAACGGATCGGGCGCCCAACTCACGCTGCGCGGCATCGGATCCTCCTCCACCTCGATCGGGATCGAACAATCCGTGGCCGTGGTGGTAGATGGCGTTTATTACGGCCAAGGCCGTGTCATCAACGAAGGCTTCCTCGATCTCGAAGGGGTCGAAGTGCTCAAGGGGCCGCAATCGCTGTTCTTCGGCAAGAATGCGACGGCGGGCGTTATCTCATTACGCACCGCGAATCCCACCGCCACACCCGAATTCAAGGCCCAGCTCGGCTATGAATTTGCGGGCAAGGAGCTGGTTGGGGAATTTGTCGGCTCTGGCCCGCTGACCGACACTCTTGGTCTGCGCGTGGCATTGCGCGCATCGAACATGACCGGCAGTTATTTCAAGAACCGGGGGATCGACAAAACCTATTCCACTTACGACATCGCCACCGGCGTCACGACCAATCATTTTGCCCCCGCATATGGTGGCGATAACCCAGGAACGAAGGAATTTCTTGGCCGCGTAACGCTGGCTTACGATCCCGGCGATCGCTTCAAATTCACGCTGAAAGCCAATGCTTCGGCTTCCGACGCCGATAACAACAGTTGGAACTACGGCTTGTTCAACTGCGCAGGCGACAACTACGCGCTGAATGCCGCCATCCCGTGCCAGCGCAAATTCAATATCTACCAGAATTACTTCCCCGAGGATCTGGCAGGCACCAATCCTTTCTCCAAGAAAAGCGGCGCGCTGTATAACAAGTATCGCAGTTGGGCGATCACCGGAACGGCAGAGTATGCCTTCGATGACGTCAGTCTCACCTGGGTGACGAACTACAATCGTAACACCAACCGCTGGGCCTGCGATTGCACGTTCGTTTCGTCCGATCTCGCCGCGGCCCCATCGACCGAAAAATCGATCTATCATGCGTTCTCGACCGAACTGCGCGCGCAGACCAGCTTCGATGGCCCGCTGAACCTGCTGGTCGGCGGCTATTATCAGAAGACCAAGCGCAATCATTTCCAGTCCGGCGCATTCGGCAATATCGAAGATTCGACCGCACCGGCCGATTTCCGGTATCTCGGGTATTTCAAGCGGTCGGAAACCGATGGGGAAACACTCTCCGCTTATGGCCAGGTGAGCTGGACCATTCTGCCCAAACTCGAGGCGACCGGCGGCGTCCGCTATATTCATGAAACCAAGGACAGTTATCTCGTCCAGCCCTATGTGAACGGCGCGCTTCAGGCATTGTTCGTCCAAGACAAGACGATTTATGGCGATCAGACTTTCAACGACTGGTCACCGGAATTCACGCTGACCTGGACCCCGAATGAGCAGATCACCGTCTATGGCGCCTACAAGACGGCCTACAAGTCCGGCGGTTTCTCCAACTCCGGCTTTGTCAGCATAGGAACGATCCCCAGCGATGTCGCCTTCGCCCCGGAAAAGGCGCGCGGGTTCGAAGCTGGCATCAAGACGATGCTGGCGGATCGGCAGTTGCGGCTGAATCTTGGCGTTTACAGCTACAAATACGTCAATCTCCAGGTGGACTTCTTCAATTCACAAACGTTCGCCTTTATCACCACCAACGCCGGTTCGGCCCGTACCAAAGGTGTGGAACTCGAATTCGAATTCGCCCCCCGCGCCGTTCCCGGCCTCAACCTTCACGGCACGGCCAATTACAATCGCGCACGCTATCTCAACTACATCGCCCCCTGCTATGGCGGGCAATCGATCGCACAAGGGTGCGATATCCTGTTCCAGGGCGCCCCCGGGCAGGACCTGAGCGGCGCGCCCACGGCAGTGGCTCCGAAATGGACCGCATCGCTGGGCGTTTCGTATGAAACAGAGGTCAGCGACGGCACCGCGCTCGGCTTCTCGCTCGATAGCCGATACTCCGATTCCTACCTCGCTTCGGGCTTCGCGCATCCTCTGTCGAAACAGCCCGCCTATCTCACTCTCGACGGTTCCATCCGGGTCAAGTTCCAGGACGCGCGTTACGAACTGGCGCTGATCGGCAAGAATCTCACCAACCGTTACATAGTTGGCGGCGCAGTGGATGCCCCCAACACCGGCGCGGGCACGGGAACCAATAACGCAATCATGGCCGATCAAGTCGGTTTCGTGTCTCTCCCACGCACTGTCCAGCTTCAGGCAACAGTGCGCTTCTGA